The genomic window AAGATGTCGATGCCCGTCCACAGGAGTCCGGTCATCACGTGGACGTAGGTGTGTATCTGAACCGACGCACCGGTCACGGCGTACGCGAGGGCTGCCACCGGGATCGCCACTACGGCGACCGCGAAGGCGGGGTTGCCGCGCTGTGCCATTCCCCGTACCATTCCTCGAACCGAAGTCGTGGACATGTCGGTTCGACGACGTTGAAGCGGCGACATAAACGTACCCCATGGTGTCCGCCGTTCGTCCCGCCTCACCGTCCGCACGTCGAGCGGTTCGACCGACTGCCGATTGGAGTGACTGCCCATTCGAGTGATTACCCAATCGAACGACTGCTGACCCGATCGGCGGCCCCTCCTACTCGACTGTCACGGTGCCGTCGTCGCCGACAGTGACGATGTATCCGTTGTACTCGAAGGTGACGTACCCGGAGGTATCACGGAGAACCGTTGTCAGGGCGTCGGGGTCTACGACAGCGGCGAGGGGCGGCTCGAGCTGGTCGGGCTGAACGCCGTTACGGTCAGCGATCGTCGTGACGATCTCGTGAACGATCTCGGGAGGCAAGTGAGTATACGTTGAAGGATCTACACAATTAAGAATCTTATTGTATTGACCCCGCTACTCCGCCATAATCGAAGGACGACGGGGACGTGTACATCTATAGGTGGATCATGCACCACGAGGGGAACGAAGGACA from Halobaculum magnesiiphilum includes these protein-coding regions:
- a CDS encoding HalOD1 output domain-containing protein; translated protein: MPPEIVHEIVTTIADRNGVQPDQLEPPLAAVVDPDALTTVLRDTSGYVTFEYNGYIVTVGDDGTVTVE